In Fusarium oxysporum f. sp. lycopersici 4287 chromosome 4, whole genome shotgun sequence, a genomic segment contains:
- a CDS encoding serine/threonine protein kinase (At least one base has a quality score < 10) has product MVIRTSDYRYSNAQCFGDDPALVDDMKEFCENQWMFCPLIFSRHAPMDKRKIDPRQILLMKTTFTITTDSNHSKSIIRVVTLYPECFDHEWSSTGTVVFKEYRTRERESLRDAWIKEYNAFAAIESCDYIVKYLGSFEQNNRCFMILEHASEGSLLELFKRNERPATEEERRYFLYGLMGLTKAIDKIQNLGGGPRNQRTGFAHRDIKPANILVFPGQDGRYSDGFQMKLADFDTATPNRPIDEDESSFQDNDGNRTYCSPEATRFYRDQEKGFMQVPVASDVWSLGCVISEAIVWVAGGTAALDEAANDRRREILTHWPFLADGSFGECFHNSSTALTCVVKSHSAALDALQGPIFLSRNVCSLVERWMLVPYRERQYPILIWKAFEGQYRELFHPAPPSGHYSTPLLPQPGFHHTMMLTQSPVNIASSIFQPDQTPHQRPFSHPGPSRQVGMATSHPNIHQRGPLGINTRMPSNNGTPIDRHISTQWSHSDVQAVAELEDKSSPVSAVSTNGFNLGHSLGSPNHPGISFSTQDSHHNSVPDANSPAKTSVDIHRLTPQKQQNGAGMYGDLTIGDVVIHRSNNGKREALEGYEQFCNRMGRRRFVFIIDDSVTMRNREREVLRAMEVLVWLVRKIDQTGPEIRFASKPDQKYPIERRPRFLLNMDRFINPIRKWLRGNDAETFCNMKHSFNQIFADANMVDPKRPTSVIILTDGIWEGGGPIEEKGVEACITKVIKRMEEKGLGDTAFTFQFLSFGNDPDGLRRLIYLDDHALYGGG; this is encoded by the exons ATGGTTATCAGGACCAGCGACTACCGTTACTCAAATGCGCAATGTTTCGGCGATGATCCTGCACTTGTCGACGACATGAAGGAGTTTTGCGAGAACCAATGGATGTTCTGTCCTCTGATATTCTCGAGACACGCACCCATGGATAAGCGAAAAATCGACCCTCGGCAAATATTGCTTATGAAAACAACTTTCACGATAACGACTGATTCAAACCACTCCAAATCAATCATTAGGGTTGTGACCTTGTACCCTGAATGCTTCGATCATGAATGGAGTTCAACG GGTACTGTCGTCTTTAAAGAATACCGCACACGAGAACGAGAAAGTTTGCGAGATGCATGGATCAAGGAATACAATGCATTCGCCGCGATCGAGTCTTGCGATTACATTGTTAAATATCTTGGTTCATTTGAACAGAACAATCGCTGTTTCATGATCCTGGAGCATGCGAGTGAAGGCAGCCTTCTCGAATTATTCAAGCGCAACGAAAGACCAGCCACGGAAGAAGAGCGGCGGTATTTCTTATACGGCTTGATGGGTCTCACCAAAGCCATCGACAAGATACAAAACCTTGGAGGCGGCCCTAGGAATCAACGAACAGGATT TGCTCACCGGGATATCAAACCTGCCAACATCTTGGTATTCCCTGGTCAAGATGGACGGTACTCGGATGGCTTCCAAATGAAGCTTGCCGATTTCGACACTGCGACACCCAATCGACCAATAGATGAGGATGAATCCAGTTTCCAGGATAATGACGGAAACAGGACATATT GCTCTCCCGAAGCAACCAGGTTTTACAGAGACCAGGAGAAGGGTTTTATGCAGGTTCCAGTAGCCTCCGATGTTTGGTCTCTTGGATGTGTCATCAGCGAAGCAATTGTCTGGGTTGCTGGCGGCACGGCTGcccttgatgaagctgccAACGATCGCAGAAGAGAGATCCTGACACACTGGCCATTTCTTGCCGATGGTAGCTTTGGCGAATGTTTCCATAACAGTTCCACAGCGCTTACTTGTGTTGTGAAATCACATTCAGCTGCGCTCGATGCGCTACAAGGTCCCATTTTCCTATCACGAAATGTCTGCAGTCTCGTCGAGCGTTGGATGCTTGTGCCATATCGGGAAAGACAATACCCCATCCTTATTTGGAAGGCCTTTGAGGGACAATACCGGGAGCTCTTTCACCCTGCCCCCCCTTCAGGGCATTATAGCACGCCTCTCTTACCTCAACCCGGCTTCCACCACACCATGATGCTCACTCAGTCGCCAGTGAATATAGCCTCTTCTATTTTTCAGCCCGATCAAACTCCTCATCAACGGCCGTTCTCCCATCCAGGACCTTCGAGGCAGGTCGGTATGGCCACGAGTCACCCCAACATCCACCAGCGAGGCCCTCTTGGTATCAATACCCGAATGCCTTCAAACAACGGAACACCAATTGATCGACACATATCAACTCAATGGAGCCACAGTGATGTTCAAGCTGTAGCTGAGTTGGAAGATAAATCTTCTCCTGTGTCAGCGGTATCGACCAATGGGTTCAACCTTGGACATTCGTTGGGTTCTCCAAACCATCCTGGCATCTCATTCTCTACTCAAGATAGTCATCACAATTCGGTTCCTGATGCCAATAGCCCGGCCAAGACCTCCGTTGACATTCACAGACTCACTCCTCAGAAACAACAGAACGGAGCGGGCATGTATGGGGACCTTACTATTGGCGATGTTGTCATTCACCGCAGCAACAATGGTAAAAGGGAAGCATTGGAAGGTTACGAACAGTTCTGCAATCGAATGGGGCGCCGACGCTTCGTCTTTATAATAGACGATTCTGTGACGATGCGCAACAGGGAGCGCGAGGTTCTCAGAGCGATGGAAGTTTTGGTATGGCTTGTCAGAAAAATCGACCAAACGGGTCCAGAAATCCGCTTCGCCTCAAAACCAGACCAGAAATACCCAATAGAACGTCGACCTCGATTTCTTCTGAACATGGACAGGTTCATCAATCCAATACGGAAATGGCTCCGTGGTAACGACGCTGAAACCTTCTGCAATATGAAGCACTCTTTCAACCAGATATTCGCAGATGCTAATATGGTGGATCCCAAAAGGCCAACAAGCGTCATCATCTTGACGGATGGGATATGGGAGGGCGGCGGCCCTATTGAAGAGAAGGGTGTTGAAGCCTGTATAACCAAGGTGATTAAGCGAATGGAAGAGAAAGGTCTTGGTGATACCGCTTTTACCTTTCAGTTTCTGAGCTTTGGTAATGATCCAGATGGCCTCCGCCGACTCATCTATCTGGACGACCATGCCCTCTACGGAGGGGGATGA
- a CDS encoding alcohol dehydrogenase has product MPLVLFLGILENGIPEQVRQHSRTIIYTILTLTLLTLLKIWTSGRKNPSPRLLHGKVVMMTGGTSGIGAQTALGLASQGAQLVLLTQAPPSDPFLVEYIQDLRQKTNNQMIYTEQVDLSDFYSIRTFATKWIDNAPPRRLDMIILCAAAMTPPGGKRKESEEGIEETWMVNFLANFHLLGILSPALRAQPIDRDVRVIIPTCSSYIGSPSLKEPVSTANWSPGTAYARSKLAMNVFGQAFQKHLDAYERPDKAPNNTRVVFVDPGLARTPSTRRWLTRGSLWGLAIYLTGYLVPWFLLKSPHMAAQSILYTAMDGDFARGPGGKLIKECMEVDFARKEVKDEEVAKKLWQESDALIEKVEKIQAKKRAAKKAADEKNAKEKTEKEKEAEIEELVDAIKKGKEKHKKAAGKKSKK; this is encoded by the coding sequence GAAAATGGCATCCCCGAACAAGTCCGCCAGCACAGCCGCACGATAATCTACACCATCCTGACCCTCACCCTCCTAACCCTCCTCAAAATCTGGACCTCTGGCCGCAAGAATCCCAGCCCGCGCCTCCTCCATGGCAAAGTCGTCATGATGACCGGCGGAACGTCCGGTATAGGCGCCCAAACGGCCCTCGGACTCGCATCGCAGGGCGCGCAGCTGGTTCTGCTCACACAGGCGCCTCCGTCGGATCCGTTCCTCGTCGAGTATATCCAGGATCTGCGACAGAAGACGAATAACCAGATGATCTACACCGAACAAGTCGATTTGTCGGACTTTTACAGTATTCGAACGTTTGCGACGAAATGGATTGATAATGCGCCGCCTCGACGGTTGGATATGATTATTCTGTGCGCTGCTGCCATGACCCCCCCTGGTGGAAAGAGGAAGGAGTCGGAGGAGGGTATTGAGGAGACGTGGATGGTCAACTTTTTGGCTAATTTCCATTTACTCGGTATTCTAAGCCCGGCTCTTCGAGCGCAGCCCATCGATCGAGATGTTCGAGTTATTATTCCCACCTGCTCATCCTACATTGGATCACCATCCCTCAAGGAGCCTGTCTCAACGGCCAACTGGAGTCCCGGTACGGCATATGCTCGCAGCAAACTCGCCATGAACGTCTTTGGTCAAGCATTCCAGAAGCACCTCGATGCCTACGAACGACCCGACAAGGCTCCCAACAACACCCGAGTAGTCTTTGTGGACCCTGGTCTTGCCCGAACCCCCAGCACGCGTCGCTGGTTGACGCGTGGATCTCTCTGGGGACTCGCCATCTATCTCACTGGCTACTTGGTTCCCTGGTTCCTCCTCAAGTCTCCTCACATGGCCGCCCAATCTATCCTCTACACCGCCATGGACGGAGACTTTGCTCGAGGTCCTGGTGGAAAGCTCATCAAGGAATGTATGGAGGTCGACTTTGCGCGCAAGGAAgtcaaggatgaagaagtcgCCAAGAAGTTGTGGCAAGAGAGCGATGCTCTAATTGAAaaggtcgagaagatccaggccaagaagagagCTGCCAAAAAGGCtgccgatgagaagaatgccAAGGAAAAGActgaaaaggaaaaggaggcCGAGATCGAGGAGCTCGTCGATGCCATCAAGAAGGGCAAAGAGAAGCATAAAAAGGCTGCGGGAAAGAAGAGTAAAAAATAG